Proteins from one Salmonella bongori NCTC 12419 genomic window:
- the yieE gene encoding DNA-binding transcriptional regulator YeiE, with amino-acid sequence MHITLRQLEVFAEVLKSGSTTQASVMLSLSQSAVSAALTDLEGQLGVQLFDRVGKRLVVNEHGRLLYPRALALLEQAVEIEQLFREDNGAIRIYASSTIGNYILPAMIARYRQHYPALPLELSVGNSQDVINAVLDFRVDIGLIEGPCHSTEIISEPWLEDELVVFAAPSSPLTQGPVTLEQLAASPWILRERGSGTREIVDYLLLSHLPRFHMAMELGNSEAIKHAVRHGLGISCLSRRVIAEQLQAGTLSEVAVPLPRLVRTLWRVHHRQKHLSNALQRFLSYCE; translated from the coding sequence ATGCATATTACGCTACGACAACTTGAAGTATTTGCTGAAGTACTGAAAAGCGGCTCTACAACCCAGGCGTCGGTTATGCTGTCATTATCGCAGTCTGCTGTTAGCGCTGCGCTCACCGATCTGGAAGGTCAGCTTGGCGTGCAGTTATTTGACCGGGTGGGAAAACGGCTGGTCGTCAATGAACATGGTCGCCTGTTGTATCCGCGCGCACTGGCATTGCTGGAGCAGGCGGTAGAAATTGAGCAGTTGTTTCGTGAAGATAATGGCGCGATACGGATTTATGCCAGTAGCACTATCGGCAATTATATTTTGCCCGCGATGATTGCGCGCTATCGTCAGCATTACCCGGCATTGCCGCTGGAGTTAAGCGTAGGGAATAGCCAGGACGTCATTAACGCCGTATTGGATTTTCGGGTCGATATCGGGCTGATTGAAGGGCCATGTCACAGTACAGAGATTATCTCCGAGCCGTGGCTGGAAGATGAGTTGGTCGTTTTTGCCGCGCCATCCTCGCCGCTCACACAAGGACCGGTTACGCTGGAACAGCTGGCGGCGTCCCCATGGATTTTACGCGAGCGCGGTTCCGGTACGCGGGAAATTGTGGATTATTTGCTGTTGTCGCATTTGCCGCGTTTTCATATGGCGATGGAGCTGGGGAACTCAGAAGCGATTAAACATGCTGTGCGTCATGGGCTGGGAATAAGCTGTTTGTCACGTCGGGTGATTGCCGAACAACTCCAGGCGGGAACCCTGAGTGAAGTCGCCGTGCCGTTACCGCGCCTGGTACGCACGTTGTGGCGTGTTCATCACCGGCAGAAACATCTTTCTAACGCGTTGCAACGTTTTTTGAGTTACTGTGAATAA
- the fruK gene encoding 1-phosphofructokinase, giving the protein MSRRVATITLNPAYDLVGFCPEIERGEVNLVKTTGLHAAGKGINVAKVLKDLGIDVTVGGFLGKDNQDGFQQLFSELGIANRFQVVQGRTRINVKLTEKDGEVTDFNFSGFDVTPADWERFVNDSLSWLGQFDMVCVSGSLPAGVSPEAFTDWMTRLRSQCPCIIFDSSREALVAGLKAAPWLVKPNRRELEIWAGRKLPEMKDVIEAAHALREQGIAHVVISLGAEGALWVNASGEWIAKPPAVDVVSTVGAGDSMVGGLIYGLLMRESSEHTLRLATAVAALAVSQSNVGITDRPQLAAMMARVDLQPFN; this is encoded by the coding sequence ATGAGCAGACGTGTTGCCACTATTACCCTTAATCCGGCTTACGATTTGGTCGGGTTTTGTCCTGAAATTGAACGCGGCGAAGTGAACCTGGTGAAGACCACAGGCCTGCACGCAGCGGGCAAAGGTATCAATGTTGCTAAAGTGCTGAAAGACTTAGGTATCGACGTCACGGTCGGTGGTTTCCTTGGTAAAGATAACCAGGATGGTTTTCAGCAATTGTTCAGTGAGTTGGGTATCGCCAACCGCTTTCAGGTGGTGCAGGGGCGGACCCGCATCAACGTGAAACTGACGGAAAAAGATGGCGAAGTGACTGATTTTAACTTCTCCGGTTTTGACGTGACCCCTGCAGACTGGGAGCGGTTTGTGAACGACTCCCTGAGCTGGCTGGGGCAGTTCGATATGGTTTGCGTCAGCGGCAGCTTACCGGCTGGCGTGAGTCCGGAAGCATTCACCGACTGGATGACGCGTCTGCGCAGCCAGTGTCCATGCATTATCTTTGATAGTAGTCGTGAAGCGTTAGTGGCTGGTCTTAAAGCCGCGCCGTGGCTGGTGAAACCGAATCGCCGCGAACTGGAGATTTGGGCGGGTCGTAAGTTACCGGAAATGAAAGACGTGATTGAGGCGGCGCACGCGTTACGCGAGCAGGGGATCGCCCATGTGGTCATTTCGCTGGGAGCGGAAGGGGCGCTATGGGTAAACGCCTCCGGAGAATGGATCGCCAAACCACCGGCAGTTGACGTGGTAAGTACTGTCGGCGCGGGAGACTCGATGGTCGGCGGGCTGATTTACGGACTGCTGATGCGCGAATCCAGCGAACATACGCTGCGTCTGGCGACGGCGGTTGCCGCGCTGGCGGTCAGCCAGAGCAATGTCGGTATTACCGATCGTCCGCAGTTGGCCGCAATGATGGCGCGTGTCGACTTACAACCGTTTAACTGA
- a CDS encoding YeiH family protein: MTEITLQNRRRTVWHFIPGLALSAVITGVALWGGAIPAVAGAGFSALTLAILLGMVIGNTVYPHIWKQCDGGVLFAKQHLLRLGIILYGFRLTFSQIADVGISGIVIDVLTLSSTFMLACFLGQKVFGLDRHTSWLIGAGSSICGAAAVLATEPVVKAEASKVTVAVATVVIFGTIAIFLYPAIYPLLAHWFSPETYGIYIGSTVHEVAQVVAAGHAISPDAENAAVIAKMLRVMMLAPFLIILAARVKQLSPATGAEKSKITIPWFAIFFIVVAIFNSFHLLPKSVVDMLVTLDTVLLAMAMAALGLTTHVSALKKAGAKPLLMALALFAWLIIGGGAINVLIHRLIA, from the coding sequence ATGACAGAAATCACCTTGCAGAATCGTCGTCGTACAGTGTGGCATTTTATACCCGGGCTCGCTCTGAGCGCCGTTATTACAGGAGTCGCCCTGTGGGGCGGCGCAATCCCTGCCGTAGCAGGTGCGGGATTTAGCGCCCTGACCCTGGCTATCCTGCTGGGTATGGTTATCGGCAATACCGTTTATCCTCATATATGGAAACAATGCGACGGCGGCGTGCTGTTTGCAAAACAACATTTGCTACGTTTAGGGATTATCCTTTACGGTTTTCGCCTGACCTTTTCACAAATTGCCGATGTGGGCATTAGCGGTATTGTGATTGATGTATTAACGCTTTCCAGCACATTCATGCTGGCCTGCTTCCTGGGCCAAAAAGTCTTTGGCCTGGACAGACACACCAGTTGGCTGATTGGCGCGGGCAGCAGTATCTGCGGCGCGGCAGCGGTGCTGGCGACAGAACCGGTCGTCAAAGCGGAAGCCAGTAAAGTTACTGTCGCCGTGGCGACCGTTGTTATCTTCGGTACCATTGCCATTTTCCTTTACCCGGCGATATACCCGCTTCTGGCGCACTGGTTTAGCCCGGAAACCTACGGCATCTATATTGGTTCAACCGTGCATGAAGTGGCACAAGTGGTCGCGGCAGGTCACGCCATTAGCCCGGATGCGGAAAATGCGGCAGTGATCGCTAAAATGCTGCGCGTCATGATGTTGGCACCGTTCCTGATTATTCTGGCGGCCCGCGTTAAACAGCTTTCCCCGGCGACCGGCGCGGAAAAAAGCAAAATTACTATTCCATGGTTTGCTATTTTCTTCATCGTGGTTGCGATTTTCAACTCTTTCCACCTGCTGCCGAAAAGCGTAGTGGATATGCTGGTCACGCTGGACACGGTACTGCTGGCAATGGCAATGGCGGCGCTGGGGCTGACCACTCACGTTAGCGCATTGAAAAAAGCGGGGGCGAAACCGCTGCTAATGGCGCTGGCATTATTCGCCTGGCTGATTATTGGCGGCGGAGCCATTAACGTACTGATCCATCGTCTCATCGCATAA
- the nfo gene encoding deoxyribonuclease IV codes for MKYIGAHVSAAGGLANAPARAAEIGATAFALFTKNQRQWRAAPLTPQVIDDFKAACEQYHFSAAQILPHDSYLINLGHPVSEALEKSRDAFLDEMQRCEQLGLTLLNFHPGSHLTQIAQEECLARIAESINIALSQTRGVTAVIENTAGQGSNLGFQFEQLAAIIDGVEDKSRVGVCIDTCHAFAAGYDLRTPEACEKTFAEFGQIVGFQYLRGMHLNDAKSAFGSRVDRHHSLGEGNIGHEAFRWIMQNARFDGIPLILETINPDIWAEEIAWLKAQQLAEATA; via the coding sequence ATGAAATATATCGGAGCGCACGTCAGCGCTGCTGGCGGTCTGGCTAATGCCCCTGCCCGCGCGGCTGAAATTGGCGCCACCGCCTTTGCACTTTTCACCAAAAACCAGCGTCAGTGGCGTGCAGCCCCCCTTACCCCTCAAGTTATTGATGATTTTAAAGCCGCCTGTGAGCAGTATCATTTCTCCGCAGCGCAAATTCTTCCTCACGATAGCTACTTGATTAATCTGGGCCATCCGGTCAGCGAAGCGCTGGAAAAATCACGCGATGCCTTCCTCGATGAAATGCAGCGCTGCGAACAGCTTGGTTTAACCTTGCTTAATTTTCATCCGGGTAGCCATCTGACACAAATTGCGCAGGAGGAGTGCCTGGCGCGGATCGCTGAATCTATCAATATTGCCCTCTCGCAGACCCGTGGCGTAACCGCTGTCATTGAAAACACAGCCGGTCAGGGTAGTAATCTGGGCTTCCAGTTTGAGCAATTAGCCGCCATTATCGACGGCGTAGAAGATAAGTCCCGCGTCGGCGTCTGTATTGATACCTGCCATGCCTTCGCCGCTGGATACGATCTGCGTACGCCGGAGGCCTGTGAAAAAACGTTCGCCGAGTTTGGGCAAATTGTCGGTTTTCAGTATTTACGCGGAATGCACCTTAACGATGCCAAAAGCGCCTTCGGTAGTCGCGTTGACCGCCATCACAGCCTGGGTGAAGGTAATATCGGCCATGAAGCGTTTCGCTGGATTATGCAGAATGCGCGTTTTGACGGTATTCCGCTGATACTGGAGACCATCAATCCTGATATCTGGGCCGAAGAGATTGCGTGGTTAAAAGCGCAACAACTTGCCGAAGCGACAGCCTGA
- the fruA gene encoding PTS fructose transporter subunit IIBC has translation MKTLLIIDANLGQARAYMAKTLLGAAAHKANLEIIDNPNDAELAIVLGESLPSDNALNGKKVWLGDIGRAVAHPELFLSEAKSHATPYSAPTTAVPVVSGGPKRVVAVTACPTGVAHTFMAAEAIETEAKKRGWWVKVETRGSVGAGNAITPEEVAEADLVIVAADIEVDLAKFAGLPMYRTSTGLALKKTAQELDKAVAEATPYQPAGKASQTATEGKKESAGAYRHLLTGVSYMLPMVVAGGLCIALSFAFGIEAFKEPGTLAAALMQIGGGSAFALMVPVLAGYIAFSIADRPGLTPGLIGGMLAVSTGSGFIGGIIAGFLAGYMAKLISTKLKLPQSMEALKPILIIPLISSLVVGLAMIYLIGKPVAGILEGLTHWLQTMGTANAVLLGAILGGMMCTDMGGPVNKAAYAFGVGLLSTQTYAPMAAIMAAGMVPPLALGLATMVARRKFDKAQQEGGKAALVLGLCFITEGAIPFAARDPMRVLPCCIVGGALTGAISMAVGAKLMAPHGGLFVLLIPGAITPVLGYLLAIVAGTLVAGLAYAFVKRPETEVTAKAA, from the coding sequence ATGAAAACGCTGCTGATAATTGACGCTAATCTCGGCCAGGCTCGCGCTTACATGGCGAAAACCCTGCTTGGAGCGGCGGCGCATAAAGCGAATCTGGAAATTATCGATAATCCGAATGATGCTGAACTGGCAATTGTACTGGGCGAATCTCTGCCGAGCGACAATGCTCTGAACGGCAAAAAGGTCTGGCTGGGCGATATTGGCCGCGCCGTTGCGCATCCGGAGCTGTTTCTGAGCGAAGCCAAAAGCCATGCGACACCCTATAGCGCGCCTACTACGGCAGTGCCTGTAGTGAGCGGTGGTCCAAAACGCGTGGTGGCGGTAACGGCATGTCCGACTGGCGTGGCGCATACCTTCATGGCGGCTGAAGCAATTGAAACCGAAGCGAAAAAACGTGGCTGGTGGGTAAAAGTGGAAACTCGCGGCTCCGTGGGGGCGGGCAATGCCATCACGCCAGAAGAGGTGGCGGAAGCCGATTTGGTGATTGTAGCGGCAGATATTGAAGTCGATCTGGCGAAGTTCGCCGGCCTTCCGATGTACCGGACCTCTACGGGTCTGGCGTTGAAAAAGACGGCGCAGGAACTGGATAAAGCCGTGGCGGAAGCAACGCCGTATCAGCCGGCAGGGAAGGCGTCGCAGACGGCGACGGAAGGGAAGAAAGAGAGCGCTGGCGCGTATCGCCATTTGTTGACAGGTGTTTCTTACATGTTGCCGATGGTGGTTGCCGGCGGGCTATGCATCGCGCTTTCCTTCGCCTTTGGTATTGAAGCATTTAAGGAGCCGGGCACGCTGGCGGCGGCGCTGATGCAGATTGGCGGCGGTTCGGCGTTTGCGCTGATGGTGCCGGTACTGGCAGGCTATATCGCTTTCTCCATTGCGGATCGCCCAGGCCTCACTCCGGGTCTGATTGGCGGTATGCTGGCGGTGAGTACCGGTTCCGGCTTTATTGGCGGGATCATTGCTGGTTTTCTTGCCGGTTATATGGCGAAGCTTATCAGCACGAAACTGAAACTGCCGCAAAGTATGGAAGCGCTGAAGCCAATTTTGATCATTCCGTTAATTTCCAGCCTGGTGGTAGGCCTGGCGATGATTTATCTGATTGGTAAACCGGTCGCCGGCATTCTGGAAGGACTGACGCACTGGCTGCAAACCATGGGAACCGCAAATGCGGTGCTGCTGGGCGCGATTCTGGGCGGAATGATGTGTACCGACATGGGTGGCCCGGTGAACAAAGCGGCATATGCGTTTGGCGTTGGTCTGCTGAGTACGCAAACTTACGCGCCGATGGCGGCGATTATGGCCGCAGGTATGGTTCCGCCGTTAGCGCTGGGGCTGGCGACAATGGTGGCGCGTCGTAAATTCGACAAGGCGCAGCAGGAAGGCGGTAAAGCGGCGCTGGTGCTGGGACTGTGCTTTATTACCGAAGGCGCAATTCCGTTTGCGGCCCGTGACCCGATGCGTGTACTGCCGTGCTGTATCGTTGGCGGCGCGTTGACCGGGGCCATTTCTATGGCGGTAGGGGCAAAATTAATGGCGCCGCATGGCGGTCTGTTTGTTCTGCTTATCCCAGGCGCAATTACGCCGGTATTGGGATACCTGCTGGCGATTGTGGCGGGTACGCTGGTAGCAGGGCTGGCTTATGCCTTTGTAAAACGTCCGGAAACGGAAGTTACGGCAAAAGCGGCATAA